The stretch of DNA GCCGAGGACTTCCCGGAGCATCATCAGGTAGACGCCGAAGAACAGGTGGAACGGCATGGAGCCGGTCAACCAGGCAGCCCGGGCTACCGGCGAGGTGGGCTCTGGGACGGGGTCTACCCCGATCAACTCCCAGAAATAGAGCGTGCCGGACCAGAGGAACACCACGTTCATGATGAGGTGGCCTGCGTGTTCGGAGATCATCAACTCATACAGTGGCGTGACGTAAAGGATGTAGAAGAACACCACGAATTGGATTGTGTTGACCGCCGGCTTAGTGAGGAACCTGACCGCAGGATTGTCCACTGCTACCTCGAGCCATTCGCGGGGGCCTGGGTTTTCCGGGGATGGCTTCAGCGCCTGCAAGAACAAGGTGACAGGCCCGCCGAGCACCCAGCCGAGTGGCACGCCCATCGACAAGATCATGTGCCCGATCATGTGCATGGAGAACATTGCCGGGATCGTCATCCCGATGCCTGAGCACATCGTAATCAGGAGTGTCAGGCAGCCCAACAGGAACCACACTGTACGTATGATCGGCCACTGTCCACCTTGACGATGCACGCGCCATACCGCCCAAAGGTAGCCAGCTGCGAAAATCAGGGCGGCGGCGCCGAAGACGATGTCGAAACGCCACATGGTCCACACGTTGGTGATGGTGGGGCGCTCGTAGAGCTCATACCCCAGATCAATCACCATTTGGTTGAGCCGGATATTGCGTGGCGGCGGCGGGGGCGTGCGGCCCAGCGAGATCGCGACACCCGTAATCGCCCCCATCACCAGTACTTCCACTACGGCTATCTGCCGAAACAGCCCCGGTTGCGTCGCGAGTTTCGGAATCGTGAGCTTTCGATGCACAAACCCAAACAAAGCCAAAACCACCACGCCGATTGTTTTCGCGGTGATGAGCCAGCCGTAGCTTGTGGTCAGCAGATCCGAAAGGTTCATGCGGATGCTGGCGTTAATCACGCCGGATGCCGCCATGACCAGGACCGAAACCAGGGCGAGCGCCGAGTAACGACGCACCGCCACAGCCATGCCAGGGCCTTTTCGACGCCCGTGCGCAATCAAGGCCATCAGCCCGCCTACCCACAGCGCCATGAACATCAAGTGCCACAGATAAGAATTGGTTCCGAAGTCGTGGTCGCCACCCGTCGCAGAGTGCCCCTCCAACCCAAGAGGCACC from Corynebacterium epidermidicanis encodes:
- a CDS encoding cytochrome c oxidase assembly protein — its product is MWLYVFFAVTAGVVGAWISLVYLGESLAALGIPDPGPLTTAGLPFFRSAGLMVASLGVGSFVASAFLLKPKDSDLARTSLSADGTLAARTAAVSMLCFALISQLMVPMYLSDVSGEPLANTLNPARWPAAIELVSTSLAWQVTAVFALVTGVAALTTYRWMWQPVFLVGALLSLVPLGLEGHSATGGDHDFGTNSYLWHLMFMALWVGGLMALIAHGRRKGPGMAVAVRRYSALALVSVLVMAASGVINASIRMNLSDLLTTSYGWLITAKTIGVVVLALFGFVHRKLTIPKLATQPGLFRQIAVVEVLVMGAITGVAISLGRTPPPPPRNIRLNQMVIDLGYELYERPTITNVWTMWRFDIVFGAAALIFAAGYLWAVWRVHRQGGQWPIIRTVWFLLGCLTLLITMCSGIGMTIPAMFSMHMIGHMILSMGVPLGWVLGGPVTLFLQALKPSPENPGPREWLEVAVDNPAVRFLTKPAVNTIQFVVFFYILYVTPLYELMISEHAGHLIMNVVFLWSGTLYFWELIGVDPVPEPTSPVARAAWLTGSMPFHLFFGVYLMMLREVLGYDFYLNLGLPWTDDLLRDQQVGGGIGWGSGQFPLLIVWAVLIWNWYTDDARQARVYDRKAAETGEVDLDDYNAQLAAYQSGKNPQADYYGKTFD